A region from the Rosa rugosa chromosome 6, drRosRugo1.1, whole genome shotgun sequence genome encodes:
- the LOC133716295 gene encoding uncharacterized protein LOC133716295 produces the protein MKDETLLTCFYDGLTNLERDMLDAASGGSFVDKEPTAGMTLIENRALNQQQYGSSNTTHTHEKVHELILRLNWKGLAFRGHDESDNSSNQGNFLELLQFLADHDEEVRAFALKNAPENLKMTSPMIQKDIVHAAAVETTNAHQLQLALVAVVKKHSIVGAFFTSVGHVVNIVGASSKRHDILREKQSLKVVQALKVGELSSGRGLNQDIEIKRSADTRWISHYGTLINFTAMFSPIIDVLDEIAFDKVGSDQKHDAFISLGLLQSFDFIFSLHLMRIVLGISHELSQALQKDDQDIVNAMDLMKICKRKLQDIRDNGWDSSLEQVVVFCGKENIMVPNMSDQHLCKWKSKRKSPEIINLHYYRFDFFCAVIDLQLQELNNRFNEVNTELLLCLACLRQNHSFYAFNKQRLMRLAQFYPDDFSTSDLLVLQSQLDIYIYDMQSNTKFQDLQGISSLAQKLVETGKHKTYPFVYLLITLALVLPVATAIVERAFSAMNIIQNRMRNRMGDQWLNDSLTVYLEKDIFNAIDNEPIIQRFQNMARR, from the exons atgaaggatgagaccttgctcacttgtttttatGATGGGCTCACCAACTTGGAAAGAGATATGCTTGATGCTGCTTCTGGAGGATCATTTGTTGACAAGGAACCTACAGCTGGAATGACCTTAATTGAGAATAGGGCcttgaatcaacaacaatatggaAGTTCCAATACCACCCATACACATGAAAAAGTCCATGAGCTTATACTTCGGCTCAATTGGAAG GGCCTTGCATTTCGGGGCCATGATGAGTCAGACAATTCAAGCAATCAAGGTAACTTTCTTGAGCTTTTGCAATTTCTTGCTGATCATGATGAAGAAGTTAGAGCTTTTGCATTGAAAAATGCTCCAGAAAACCTCAAAATGACATCACCAATGATTCAAAAAGACATAGTACATGCTGCTGCAGTTGAAACCACAAATGCACATCAGCTTCAGTTAGCTTTGGTGGCTGTAGTAAAGAAACATAGCATTGTAGGTGCCTTCTTCACATCAGTTGGTCATGTTGTAAATATTGTTGGTGCATCTTCTAAACGGCATGACATTCTTCGAGAAAAACAGTCTCTCAAAGTTGTTCAAGCATTGAAAGTTGGAGAACTTTCAAGTGGAAGAGGCTTAAATCAAGATATTGAGATTAAGCGATCAGCCGATACACGTTGGATCTCACATTATGGTACGCTCATAAACTTTACTGCCATGTTCTCTCCCATAATTGATGTGCTAGATGAAATTGCATTTGACAAAGTAGGTTCTGATCAGAAACATGATGCATTTATTTCATTGGGGTTATTGCAATCTTTTGATTTCATATTTAGTCTGCACTTGATGAGGATTGTACTTGGAATTAGTCATGAGTTGTCACAAGCCTTGCAAAAAGATGATCAAGATATAGTAAATGCAATGGATTTAATGAAAATTTGCAAGAGAAAATTGCAAGATATAAGGGATAATGGATGGGATTCTTCACTAGAGCAGGTTGTTGTCTTTTGTGGCAAGGAAAATATTATGGTTCCCAACATGAGTGATCAGCATCTATGTAAATGGAAATCAAAACGCAAAAGTCCAGAAATCATAAATCTGCACTATTATCGCTTTGATTTCTTTTGTGCTGTGATAGATCTCCAACTTCAAGAGCTAAACAATCGTTTCAATGAGGTTAATACTGAGCTACTCCTTTGTTTGGCATGTTTACGTCAAAATCATTCATTTTATGCTTTCAACAAGCAACGTTTGATGCGTCTTGCTCAATTTTATCCGGATGATTTTTCTACATCAGATTTGCTGGTACTACAATCTCAGCTTGATATTTATATTTATGATATGCAATCTAACACAAAGTTTCAAGACTTGCAAGGAATTTCTTCTCTAGCACAGAAACTTGTCGAGACAGGAAAGCACAAGACATATCCATTTGTCTATCTACTCATAACCTTGGCACTAGTACTTCCAGTTGCAACAGCCATCGTTGAAAGAGCATTCTCTGCCAtgaacatcatacaaaatcGAATGCGAAATCGAATGGGAGATCAGTGGTTGAATGATAGCTTAACGGTATACCTTGAGAAAGATATATTCAATGCCATTGACAATGAGCCTATAATTCAACGATTCCAAAACATGGCTCGTCGTTGA
- the LOC133715806 gene encoding large ribosomal subunit protein cL37, whose product MALLLCSNHLALNAVSSRPTSPSNVTAAIYRMHMNPIIDPHPKSFNGVRLNMPIVVKRSVSLVVKASSDPIEGAEAPSDSKDEVVPVDKLPLESKLQERLEQKTRMKLAKKIRLRRKRLVRKRKLRKKGRWPPSKMNKLKNV is encoded by the exons ATGGCTCTTCTTTTGTGCTCTAATCACCTGGCGCTGAACGCCGTGTCCTCTCGTCCAACATCGCCTTCAAATGTCACCGCCGCTA TCTACAGGATGCACATGAATCCCATCATTGACCCACACCCGAAATCTTTCAATGGAGTTCGACTTAACATGCCCATAGTTGTCAAAAGGTCGGTTTCACTAGTTGTGAAGGCTTCTTCTGATCCAATTGAGGGTGCTGAGGCCCCTTCAGATAGCAAGGACGAGGTGGTACCTGTTGATAAGCTTCCATTGGAGTCAAAGCTGCAAGAAAGGCTGGAGCAGAAGACGAGGATGAAGCTGGCCAAGAAGATAAGACTTCGAAGGAAAAGACTTGTTCGCAAACGAAAACTCAGAAAGAAAGGGCGATGGCCTCCTTCAAAGATGAACAAGTTGAAGAATGTCTGA